A region of the Acidobacteriota bacterium genome:
CGCAACCGGAACCCAGCGGGATCGAAAGCCGAGAGGTGCGTATCCGCGGGAATGTTGGATCGCATGCCCGACCTCGTGGGCGGCGATGCCGAACGCGGCCATGCTGCTGCTTCCGTAGACGGGCTCGCTGAGACGCAGCGTCTTGGACCTGGGGTCGTAATGATCCGACAGCGACCCGCGGACCGACTCGACGGTGACGTCGTGGATGCCGTTTCGCTCCAGGATCTTCTGCGCGATCTGCGCCCCGGTCAGTCGCGAAGACGTGCCGATGCGGGAGTACTTCTTGAAGGCGCCCTTGACTCGGGCCTGGGCCCAGAGACTGAGGAGCATGCCGGCGCCGATGACTAGCCAATAGATCGGGTCAAAAATCATCGAAGGCCTCGTCGGAAACGGAAAAGGGAACGCCTCTATTCTATCTCGTTGTCGCCAATCGACAACTTCAACAGGATCGCAGACGGCGAGCAGAGCGAGGAAAACTCGTCGGTTCGCCGTATCTCGTCTGGGGCATCGTCTCTGGTGATGACGTCGAAGCCGAGTTTCTTGAAGAAACCCGGCGCCGTCTCGGTCAGCAGGTAACAGGTCTGGACGTCGCGAGCGCGGGCGTGTGCGACGAGCGCCGTGAAGAGGCGTCGACCGAGGCCGGTCCTTCGGAGCTCCTCGCGGACTGCAATCGAGCGGATCAGCGCCACGCTGCCATGGATCTCGAGGCCGGCCACGGCCAGAAGGCGTTGGTCGGCTTCCGCGACCAGGAACGACGGCAGATGCCGTTCCACACCGACGGTCGTCAGGGAGGCCTCCTGCAGAAGTTCGTGAATCGCCGGAAGATCGCCCGCGAGCGCCGGACGGATCGCGGTCATCGCGCCGTGCGCAGCACGTCCCGCACGGCGGGGCTGGCGTCGGTCAGGAGGCGTCGTCGATAGGCGTCGCCCTGCGGATCGTCGGGATAGTGCAGACGGGATCCCGCCCTGAGAAGCATCCGCACCAACTCGACGTAGACCGACTCCCGCTCCTTGGCGCCACCGGAGTAGCGAGAGCCGTGGACCGCCCAGCCCACCGGAGAGCTGGCGTGGGTCGCGTCGAACAGATCCAGCGGCGCCCCGGCGTCAATCAGCAGTCGCGCGTTTTCCGGCTGACCGAACCACGCGGCCTGATGCAGGGGAGTCCCATGATCCAGCCCCGGCGCGGTCAAGTCGGCACCGGCATCCAGGAGCAGGCGAACCGGTTCGGTCTCGAAG
Encoded here:
- the arsN2 gene encoding arsenic resistance N-acetyltransferase ArsN2; the encoded protein is MTAIRPALAGDLPAIHELLQEASLTTVGVERHLPSFLVAEADQRLLAVAGLEIHGSVALIRSIAVREELRRTGLGRRLFTALVAHARARDVQTCYLLTETAPGFFKKLGFDVITRDDAPDEIRRTDEFSSLCSPSAILLKLSIGDNEIE
- a CDS encoding zinc metallopeptidase, which encodes MIFDPIYWLVIGAGMLLSLWAQARVKGAFKKYSRIGTSSRLTGAQIAQKILERNGIHDVTVESVRGSLSDHYDPRSKTLRLSEPVYGSSSMAAFGIAAHEVGHAIQHSRGYAPLGFRSRWVPVASLGSKLSMFVIIGAFFLGGVGTPMGYTVSMVGILLFSTTTVFTLITLPVEFDASKRALVALDDGGFVNEVELAGAKKVLDAAAMTYVAAFVTSLLTLLYWASRLGIFGGRR